The proteins below come from a single Mustela nigripes isolate SB6536 chromosome 14, MUSNIG.SB6536, whole genome shotgun sequence genomic window:
- the RPL11 gene encoding large ribosomal subunit protein uL5, whose translation MAQDQGEKENPMRELRIRKLCLNICVGESGDRLTRAAKVLEQLTGQTPVFSKARYTVRSFGIRRNEKIAVHCTVRGAKAEEILEKGLKVREYELRKNNFSDTGNFGFGIQEHIDLGIKYDPSIGIYGLDFYVVLGRPGFSIADKKRRTGCIGAKHRISKEEAMRWFQQKYDGIILPGK comes from the exons ATGGCG CAGGATCAAGGTGAAAAGGAGAACCCCATGCGGGAACTTCGCATCCGCAAGCTCTGCCTCAACATCTGCGTGGGGGAGAGTGGAGACAGACTGACCCGGGCAGCCAAGGTGCTGGAGCAGCTCACAGGCCAGACCCCCGTGTTCTCCAAAG CTAGATACACGGTTAGATCCTTTGGTatcaggagaaatgaaaagattgCTGTCCACTGCACAGTCCGTGGGGCCAAGGCAGAAGAAATCCTGGAGAAAGGTCTAAAG gTTCGAGAGTATgagttaagaaaaaataacttctctGATACTGGAAACTTTGGCTTTGGGATCCAGGAGCACATCGATCTGGGTATCAAGTATGACCCAAGCATTGGGATCTACGGCCTGGACTTCTATGTG GTGCTGGGTAGGCCAGGTTTCAGCATCGCAGACAAGAAGCGCAGGACAGGCTGCATTGGGGCCAAACACAGAATCAGCAAAGAGGAGGCCATGCGCTGGTTCCAGCAGAAG tatGATGGGATCATCCTTCCTGGCAAATAA